In Desulfobulbaceae bacterium, a single genomic region encodes these proteins:
- a CDS encoding 4Fe-4S binding protein yields the protein MLHKTLSFFILLIMGLTQVAFAGGDQPEPSQGQSFRIGANHLQISVQPEHFSSGVTPEIIVTVTNHQTGAAVLNADILVQFALVASHDMANMAPAPTTTSIPHNMADMSNQVVATPPTEEEGGLDFGEPPPVDESIDLSGFKPLASRQQAGSFSISYPISKPGGYTLTLAVRALSGTTYPAPILTDTTIDYQPPSLAYFYRTLFSMGLVLLTLIVAILILAMREGTTEIGARTNLLDIPWIKKFVRSSWYQPLFQIPTLIVFAIIIYIGLVDVQKGDQNIATLLTWTIWWAGIIFTFVLVGRVWCMMCPFGAAQDWLGRRFSLGRSFPRPLRNIWLSTILFLALTWWDSYSGIVNNPAMTAWLMIIFLVTSIVTALVYKDRSFCRYICPLGGLIGLYSMVSPVELRSRALEVCRKDTEKGCIHGTDHSHGCPMFETPMTLARNNYCNFCGECVKGCGHNNIVLRFRAFGSDLWGSTRGHMDEAYLAMVLVGLTILVTAEMIAPWQLWIDAIIKALPLADFGVVSHAGQEKFVFTLLFGIGALMVPALLLFLISALVKKIVGTDHNLTIKEIFIRFAYMLIPVGLSMHLAHNVTHLLREGVEVVPALQGTVQRLSGSPSNNELWQVAPLMGLESLFWLQMVTIILLNGLSLYAGYRIAKTHFGDKAWRAFVPMALLAVGFMLINVFILGQPMALRHNH from the coding sequence ATGTTGCATAAGACCTTGTCATTTTTCATACTCCTGATCATGGGCTTGACCCAGGTTGCCTTTGCCGGAGGCGACCAACCAGAGCCTTCCCAAGGGCAAAGCTTTCGGATCGGTGCCAACCACCTACAAATCAGTGTCCAACCAGAACATTTTAGTTCCGGGGTTACTCCGGAAATTATCGTAACGGTCACCAACCATCAAACCGGTGCCGCTGTGCTTAACGCCGACATTCTGGTTCAATTTGCCCTTGTCGCCTCGCATGATATGGCAAATATGGCGCCGGCGCCAACCACAACTTCCATCCCTCACAACATGGCTGACATGTCAAACCAGGTCGTCGCAACTCCGCCAACTGAGGAAGAAGGAGGGCTTGATTTCGGAGAGCCGCCCCCGGTTGATGAGTCAATCGATCTTAGCGGCTTCAAACCCCTGGCTTCCCGCCAACAGGCCGGAAGTTTCAGTATATCGTATCCGATTTCCAAACCTGGTGGCTATACCCTGACCTTGGCTGTCCGGGCTCTGAGCGGCACCACCTATCCAGCCCCAATATTGACGGACACCACCATTGATTACCAGCCCCCATCGCTGGCGTATTTTTACCGGACCCTGTTCAGCATGGGGCTGGTTCTACTCACTCTGATCGTCGCGATTCTTATCCTGGCGATGCGTGAAGGAACAACCGAAATTGGCGCTAGAACCAATCTCCTGGATATCCCCTGGATCAAAAAATTCGTGCGATCATCCTGGTATCAGCCTCTTTTTCAAATCCCGACGTTAATCGTCTTTGCAATTATCATCTATATTGGTTTGGTCGATGTCCAGAAAGGCGATCAAAATATCGCAACCCTGCTGACCTGGACGATATGGTGGGCTGGCATCATCTTCACCTTTGTCCTGGTCGGCAGGGTCTGGTGCATGATGTGCCCATTCGGAGCTGCCCAGGACTGGCTGGGCAGGAGATTTAGCTTAGGGCGGAGTTTTCCACGACCATTGAGGAATATCTGGCTATCGACCATACTCTTTTTGGCCCTCACCTGGTGGGACTCATACAGCGGCATCGTCAACAACCCGGCCATGACCGCCTGGCTGATGATTATCTTTCTGGTGACCAGCATTGTCACTGCCTTGGTCTATAAAGACAGGTCTTTCTGCCGCTATATCTGCCCGCTTGGCGGCTTGATCGGACTTTATTCCATGGTCAGCCCAGTGGAACTGAGAAGCCGCGCCCTCGAGGTCTGTCGAAAAGATACCGAGAAGGGCTGTATCCATGGCACCGATCACAGTCATGGTTGTCCCATGTTTGAAACACCGATGACTTTGGCCCGCAACAACTATTGCAATTTCTGCGGCGAATGCGTCAAGGGGTGCGGCCATAACAACATCGTCCTGCGTTTCCGTGCTTTTGGCAGTGACCTTTGGGGATCGACTAGGGGCCATATGGACGAGGCGTACCTGGCCATGGTCCTGGTGGGGCTCACCATCTTGGTAACAGCAGAGATGATCGCTCCTTGGCAGTTGTGGATTGACGCAATAATCAAGGCTCTGCCCCTAGCTGATTTTGGGGTAGTCAGTCATGCGGGCCAGGAAAAATTCGTCTTCACCCTGCTCTTTGGAATTGGCGCCCTGATGGTTCCAGCCTTGCTGCTTTTTTTGATCAGCGCACTCGTCAAAAAAATCGTGGGCACTGACCATAATCTGACGATAAAGGAGATCTTTATCCGCTTTGCCTATATGCTCATTCCAGTGGGTCTCTCCATGCATCTTGCTCATAATGTCACCCACTTACTCCGCGAAGGGGTCGAGGTCGTCCCGGCCCTGCAGGGGACCGTTCAACGCCTCTCAGGTTCTCCGTCAAACAATGAGCTCTGGCAGGTAGCACCTTTGATGGGCCTGGAGTCTCTTTTTTGGTTACAGATGGTCACCATTATCCTCCTCAATGGCCTTTCCCTTTATGCCGGTTACAGAATCGCCAAAACTCACTTCGGCGACAAAGCCTGGCGGGCCTTTGTGCCCATGGCATTACTGGCGGTTGGTTTCATGTTGATCAACGTCTTTATCCTTGGTCAACCTATGGCTTTACGCCATAATCATTAA
- a CDS encoding efflux RND transporter permease subunit, whose translation MLEKIIAASIRNKFMVVLITVFVIIGGIYALKNTPLDAIPDLSDVQVIIFTEFPGQAPQVVEDQVTYPLTSQMLAVPFAKVVRGYSFFGYSFVYIIFEDGTDMYWARSRVLEYLNYASKRLPAGVTPSLGPDATGVGWVYEYVLESKNHTLQELRSLQDWYLRYALTSVNGVAEVASIGGYVKQYQVAIDPNKLLAYNIPIFKIKQAIQRSNNDVGGRLVEQAETEFMVRGMGYIKSVEDLEKVVLGTDAKGTPILIRDIAEVRIGPELRRGLTDLDGQGEAVGGIVVMRFGENALKTIENVKKKLEELQAGLPEGVTIKAVYDRSGLIERAVDNLKEKLIEESIVVAIVTALFLFHIPSALVAIFTLPVAILIAFIIMGWQGVNANIMSLGGIAIAIGAMIDAAIIMIENAHKHLERYSGKKPHWDIIMGAAQEVGPALFYSLLVITVSFFPVFTLGEQSGRLFKPLAFTKTYAMGAAALLSITIVPVLMGWFIRGKIPREDANPLNRLMIRIYHPIVDVVLKWRVVVLVISVLLITSIFYPISKMGSEFMPPLYEGDLLYMPTTLPGVSISQAKTLLQQTDRIISQFPEVHHVFGKVGRAETATDPAPLSMLETTIMLKPEEEWRKVPAHRFYSGWPGWSDWAKKPLRRILPEEKYISVDQLIDELNSAIQFPGLTNAWTMPIKTRIDMLSTGIKTPVGIKVMGNDLTILSQIGEEIEAVIRTIPGTLSAYSERVVGGNYLDYVINREEAARYGLNVGDVQDVIQTAIGGMNVAQTVEGLERYPINVRYLRDFRNDLESLRRVLIPTPTGAHIPITQVAEIKIRKGPPGIKSENARRTAWIYVDIKGIDVGTYVKNAQKIIKEKIQLPTGYNIVWSGQFEYMEAAKAKLMVVIPLTLLVIFVIIYMNTKSLVKTFIVLLAVPFSLVGAFWLIYLLDYNISVAVIVGLIALAGLDAETGVVMLLYLDLAFEQWKKNQRMNTRGDLVQAIHHGAVKRIRPKMMTISVIIAGLLPIMWSHGAGADVMKRIAAPMVGGVVTSGVMELLVYPVIYFIWRQIGLNKSHEPTSQGEIDEAEHYADTSSV comes from the coding sequence ATGCTTGAAAAAATCATTGCCGCTTCCATCCGCAACAAATTCATGGTGGTCCTCATCACAGTGTTCGTCATCATCGGCGGCATCTACGCACTAAAGAATACCCCGCTTGATGCCATTCCCGACCTCTCCGATGTTCAGGTCATCATCTTCACGGAGTTTCCGGGACAGGCCCCCCAGGTGGTTGAAGATCAAGTCACCTACCCACTGACCAGCCAGATGCTGGCTGTGCCCTTTGCCAAAGTAGTCCGCGGCTACTCTTTTTTTGGCTACAGTTTCGTCTATATCATCTTCGAAGACGGCACCGATATGTACTGGGCCCGCTCCCGAGTCCTCGAATACCTCAACTACGCCTCGAAAAGGCTGCCGGCCGGAGTGACGCCATCTCTGGGGCCTGATGCCACCGGGGTTGGCTGGGTCTATGAATATGTATTGGAGAGCAAAAATCACACCTTACAAGAGTTGCGCTCCTTGCAGGACTGGTATCTTCGTTACGCCTTGACCTCCGTTAACGGTGTCGCCGAAGTAGCCAGCATCGGCGGCTACGTCAAGCAGTACCAAGTCGCTATCGACCCCAATAAGCTATTGGCCTACAACATCCCCATTTTCAAAATAAAACAGGCTATCCAGCGCAGCAATAACGATGTCGGTGGTCGTCTGGTCGAGCAGGCCGAGACAGAGTTCATGGTTCGGGGTATGGGCTACATTAAATCGGTGGAGGATTTGGAAAAGGTCGTCCTCGGCACCGACGCCAAGGGGACGCCAATCCTGATTCGTGATATTGCGGAGGTGCGAATCGGCCCAGAACTACGCCGGGGCCTTACGGATCTCGACGGGCAAGGGGAAGCGGTCGGCGGGATCGTCGTCATGCGCTTTGGGGAGAACGCCTTAAAAACCATCGAAAACGTCAAGAAAAAGTTGGAGGAACTCCAAGCAGGACTCCCTGAAGGAGTGACCATCAAAGCTGTTTATGACCGTTCCGGGCTTATCGAACGGGCGGTGGACAACTTGAAAGAAAAACTTATCGAAGAGAGCATTGTCGTCGCTATCGTGACCGCCCTTTTCCTCTTTCATATACCCAGCGCTTTGGTGGCGATCTTTACCCTGCCGGTGGCAATCCTTATCGCGTTCATCATCATGGGCTGGCAGGGAGTCAACGCCAACATCATGAGCCTGGGCGGTATTGCCATCGCCATCGGCGCGATGATTGATGCCGCCATCATCATGATTGAGAATGCCCATAAGCACCTAGAACGCTACAGTGGCAAAAAGCCGCACTGGGACATCATCATGGGGGCGGCCCAAGAAGTCGGGCCAGCCCTGTTCTACAGTTTGCTGGTGATCACCGTCTCCTTTTTTCCCGTTTTCACCTTAGGTGAACAGTCGGGTAGGCTTTTCAAGCCGCTGGCCTTTACCAAGACCTATGCCATGGGTGCGGCGGCACTCCTCTCTATCACCATCGTTCCGGTCCTCATGGGCTGGTTCATCCGTGGCAAGATTCCGAGAGAAGATGCCAATCCACTCAACCGTCTTATGATCCGCATCTACCACCCGATTGTCGATGTCGTCCTCAAGTGGCGTGTGGTCGTTCTGGTTATCTCCGTGTTGCTGATAACCTCCATTTTCTACCCAATATCGAAGATGGGCTCAGAATTCATGCCCCCGCTGTATGAAGGGGATCTACTCTATATGCCGACAACCTTGCCGGGGGTCTCTATTTCCCAGGCAAAGACTCTTCTGCAGCAGACCGATCGGATCATTTCGCAGTTCCCCGAAGTTCATCATGTCTTTGGCAAGGTTGGCCGAGCTGAAACCGCAACGGATCCTGCCCCTCTGTCAATGCTTGAAACGACCATCATGCTCAAGCCGGAGGAAGAGTGGCGTAAGGTTCCGGCACATCGCTTTTATTCCGGCTGGCCCGGCTGGAGTGATTGGGCCAAAAAGCCCCTGCGCCGCATCTTGCCCGAAGAAAAGTATATTTCCGTTGACCAGCTTATCGATGAACTTAACTCTGCTATCCAGTTTCCCGGTTTGACCAATGCCTGGACCATGCCGATCAAGACCCGCATCGACATGCTCTCCACCGGCATTAAGACCCCTGTTGGCATCAAGGTGATGGGGAACGACCTGACCATCTTGAGCCAGATCGGCGAAGAGATTGAGGCAGTGATTCGCACCATCCCAGGAACCTTGAGCGCTTATTCCGAACGGGTGGTCGGTGGCAATTACCTCGATTACGTCATAAACCGGGAAGAGGCTGCACGTTATGGGCTCAATGTGGGCGATGTCCAAGACGTTATCCAGACAGCCATTGGCGGCATGAACGTAGCCCAAACTGTCGAGGGATTGGAGCGCTACCCGATTAACGTCCGCTATTTACGAGATTTCCGTAACGACCTGGAGTCCTTACGCCGGGTACTCATCCCGACTCCGACCGGGGCTCATATCCCCATCACCCAAGTAGCCGAGATCAAAATTCGCAAAGGCCCGCCCGGCATCAAGAGCGAGAATGCCCGGCGCACCGCCTGGATCTACGTCGACATCAAAGGAATCGACGTAGGCACTTACGTGAAGAACGCCCAGAAGATCATCAAAGAAAAGATTCAATTGCCCACGGGCTACAACATCGTCTGGAGCGGGCAATTCGAGTACATGGAAGCAGCTAAAGCCAAGCTTATGGTGGTCATCCCACTGACCCTGCTGGTTATCTTCGTGATTATCTACATGAACACCAAATCCCTGGTGAAGACCTTCATCGTCTTGCTGGCAGTCCCCTTCTCCCTGGTCGGGGCCTTCTGGTTGATCTATCTGTTGGATTATAACATCTCCGTAGCCGTGATTGTAGGCCTTATCGCCCTAGCCGGTCTTGATGCCGAGACCGGTGTCGTCATGCTCCTGTATCTGGATCTGGCCTTTGAACAGTGGAAGAAAAACCAACGGATGAATACCCGTGGCGACTTAGTGCAAGCCATTCATCACGGGGCAGTTAAACGCATCCGGCCCAAGATGATGACCATCTCCGTCATCATTGCCGGTCTGTTGCCAATCATGTGGAGCCATGGCGCCGGGGCGGATGTCATGAAACGTATCGCCGCCCCCATGGTCGGCGGAGTTGTGACCTCGGGGGTCATGGAGCTCTTAGTCTACCCGGTTATCTATTTCATCTGGAGGCAGATCGGCTTGAACAAGAGCCATGAACCCACATCCCAAGGAGAGATCGATGAAGCGGAGCACTACGCGGATACTTCAAGCGTCTAG
- a CDS encoding efflux RND transporter periplasmic adaptor subunit, which produces MHPFIIKDEPGDCPICGMKLVPVKPGTTGGAKTESAKPQGERKIKYWAAPMDPTYIRNEPGKSPMGMDLVPVYEDQAATGSIISIDPVTIQNMGISTAKVEQKALHRDLRTVGLVAYDESRQYSINSKVSGWIERLTVNETGQFVKKGTPLLSIYSPDLVSAQEEYLLALNNNQALAKSDFPQIAEGAQRLLEASRSRLKYWDISEQQISELTKTGKVRKTMTLYSSYSGIVTMKMVNEGMFINAGMELFKLSDISKIWINADIYEYELPWVKEGQEAVVEFPYGDMKTLTGKVSYIYPYVEPKTRTVKVRLEFDNPGYHLKPDLYVNVRLNTQPIEDALVIPRNAVLYSGEKRTVFVTLGGGKFEPRLIKIGVEGDQGMVQVTQGLFAGEEIVTSAQFMLDSESQLREAIQKMLEPKKPSESAKPEPMKDPPQEGATGKKNEDLDDLFK; this is translated from the coding sequence ATGCACCCGTTCATCATTAAAGACGAGCCGGGGGATTGTCCGATCTGCGGCATGAAGTTGGTACCAGTCAAGCCCGGGACCACCGGCGGTGCGAAGACAGAATCAGCAAAGCCCCAAGGGGAGCGTAAGATCAAGTATTGGGCTGCGCCCATGGACCCCACCTATATTCGCAACGAGCCCGGAAAATCGCCGATGGGGATGGACTTGGTCCCGGTCTACGAGGATCAGGCCGCCACCGGTTCGATCATCTCTATTGACCCGGTGACGATTCAGAACATGGGCATCAGCACGGCCAAGGTGGAACAAAAGGCCCTGCACAGAGATCTGCGAACGGTGGGATTGGTAGCCTACGACGAGAGTCGGCAGTATTCGATCAACAGCAAAGTCAGCGGCTGGATCGAGCGCCTCACTGTCAATGAAACCGGCCAGTTCGTCAAAAAAGGCACGCCTCTGCTCTCCATCTACAGCCCGGATCTGGTGAGCGCTCAGGAAGAATACTTGCTGGCGTTGAACAACAACCAGGCGCTTGCCAAAAGTGATTTCCCCCAGATTGCCGAAGGAGCCCAGCGGCTCCTTGAAGCCTCCCGCAGCCGTCTGAAATATTGGGATATCTCTGAGCAGCAGATCTCCGAATTGACGAAAACAGGGAAGGTCCGCAAGACCATGACCCTCTATTCTTCATACAGCGGCATCGTCACCATGAAGATGGTGAACGAAGGGATGTTTATCAACGCTGGCATGGAGCTTTTTAAACTCTCCGATATTTCTAAGATCTGGATCAATGCCGATATCTACGAATACGAGCTCCCCTGGGTGAAAGAGGGGCAGGAGGCCGTGGTCGAGTTTCCCTATGGCGACATGAAGACGTTGACTGGCAAGGTGAGCTACATCTACCCCTACGTCGAGCCCAAAACAAGGACGGTAAAGGTCCGGCTTGAATTTGACAACCCCGGCTACCATTTAAAACCAGATTTATACGTCAATGTTCGGCTGAACACCCAGCCGATCGAGGATGCCCTGGTCATCCCGCGCAACGCCGTCCTCTACTCGGGTGAGAAGCGCACCGTATTTGTTACCCTCGGCGGCGGCAAGTTCGAGCCACGCCTGATCAAGATCGGAGTTGAGGGGGACCAGGGGATGGTCCAGGTCACACAAGGGCTATTCGCCGGGGAGGAGATCGTGACCTCGGCCCAATTCATGCTCGATTCCGAAAGCCAACTGCGCGAAGCCATCCAGAAGATGTTGGAACCAAAGAAACCATCCGAATCGGCAAAACCGGAACCGATGAAAGATCCACCTCAAGAAGGCGCGACAGGGAAAAAGAACGAAGATCTGGACGACCTGTTCAAGTAA
- a CDS encoding TolC family protein yields the protein MKRFVCWLAFGPLGVSLVLPILLATAEPIPPALTELVAESLVNNPELHAAKKRWQMSERQIIPARSLEDPRLSLTFSNYPIDSLAFDETPMTGNELNLAQTFPFPGKLAAKGEMAEQQALWFRGVYEDGKLQLVKKVKDSYYRLFFQDQGIRIINQNIAILDDVIHLTETKYQVGKGLQQDVLKAQVERSKLMDKLFSLKQMRVSILADLNTLRNQPTAKQVTPPAIEEMTPVEVELNELQQGSEKHRPLYASYRSLIERYKAQKYFAQLEYYPNITVSAGYRFRATVPGDPVQGADFVSAGVGINLPFNRKKRHEAVAEADSGIDMASDQYNDFRNKVLFNLHDTYAQMEKNRNQVSLYKTGILPQADQTFQASLAAYQVNKVDFLNLLDSLLSLYRYQIDYYQVLADYQRNVAGLEAESGMDLSRTPAAETGMESQPNNTFTSSHEERRQQ from the coding sequence ATGAAACGATTTGTGTGTTGGTTGGCCTTTGGGCCCTTGGGAGTGAGCCTGGTCCTGCCAATCCTTCTGGCCACAGCCGAACCAATTCCTCCAGCACTAACAGAATTAGTTGCCGAATCCTTGGTCAACAATCCCGAACTCCATGCTGCCAAGAAGCGTTGGCAGATGTCCGAACGCCAGATCATCCCCGCCCGTTCTCTGGAGGATCCACGACTCTCCTTGACGTTCTCCAACTACCCGATTGACAGCTTGGCCTTTGACGAGACCCCGATGACCGGGAACGAACTGAACCTGGCCCAAACCTTTCCCTTCCCGGGCAAACTGGCGGCTAAGGGTGAGATGGCCGAGCAACAGGCCCTCTGGTTCCGTGGCGTTTATGAGGATGGGAAACTACAACTGGTCAAAAAGGTCAAGGATAGCTACTATCGCCTTTTTTTTCAGGACCAGGGGATTCGAATCATTAACCAGAACATCGCCATCCTGGATGATGTTATCCACCTGACAGAAACCAAATACCAAGTCGGCAAGGGCTTGCAGCAGGATGTGCTCAAGGCCCAGGTTGAGCGCTCCAAGCTGATGGACAAACTTTTCTCCTTAAAGCAAATGCGTGTCTCTATCCTTGCCGATCTCAACACCCTCCGCAACCAACCGACTGCAAAGCAGGTGACTCCGCCGGCAATAGAGGAAATGACTCCAGTCGAGGTCGAGCTTAACGAGTTGCAGCAAGGCTCAGAGAAGCATCGACCTCTTTACGCCTCCTATCGATCGCTAATCGAACGCTACAAGGCTCAGAAATACTTCGCCCAACTCGAGTACTACCCCAACATTACCGTTTCAGCCGGTTACCGGTTCCGCGCTACTGTTCCGGGCGACCCAGTCCAAGGTGCCGATTTCGTCAGTGCCGGGGTTGGCATCAATCTGCCTTTCAACCGTAAAAAACGGCACGAAGCAGTAGCTGAGGCCGACTCAGGGATCGATATGGCCTCCGATCAGTATAACGATTTCCGCAACAAGGTGCTATTCAACCTCCACGACACCTACGCGCAGATGGAAAAAAATCGCAATCAGGTTTCCCTGTATAAGACAGGAATTCTTCCTCAGGCCGACCAAACTTTCCAGGCCAGTCTTGCTGCCTATCAGGTAAATAAGGTCGATTTTTTAAACCTGCTCGACTCACTGCTTTCCCTCTATCGTTATCAAATTGATTACTACCAGGTGCTGGCTGACTACCAACGGAATGTCGCCGGACTTGAAGCTGAATCCGGCATGGATCTAAGCCGAACCCCGGCTGCAGAAACCGGGATGGAATCTCAGCCCAACAATACTTTTACCTCTTCTCATGAAGAAAGGAGACAGCAATGA
- a CDS encoding DUF4175 domain-containing protein — protein MKKASMAVMTMIMLTAGTALAQMGSSSGGGSMGGDMKGSMSDTMGGKMGSQSQPQHKGMSGSQKSNQMMGGQMMDQSMMKDMSGMMNQMNDTIGKMCRIMEKLGGMDHAKMQNMSKMMGEMSANMNEMSEQMAKGQMDPMMITKMQGRMGAVNQMMEGME, from the coding sequence ATGAAAAAGGCAAGTATGGCAGTGATGACAATGATTATGCTTACAGCGGGAACGGCCCTGGCTCAGATGGGCAGCAGCTCAGGCGGTGGTAGCATGGGAGGTGACATGAAAGGCAGCATGAGTGACACTATGGGCGGTAAAATGGGAAGCCAGTCACAACCTCAACATAAAGGCATGTCGGGCAGCCAAAAGTCTAATCAGATGATGGGTGGCCAGATGATGGACCAGAGCATGATGAAAGACATGTCAGGTATGATGAACCAGATGAATGATACAATCGGGAAGATGTGTCGTATCATGGAGAAACTGGGGGGCATGGACCATGCCAAGATGCAGAACATGTCAAAGATGATGGGGGAAATGTCCGCCAACATGAATGAAATGTCTGAGCAGATGGCAAAGGGGCAGATGGACCCAATGATGATTACGAAAATGCAGGGACGCATGGGTGCGGTCAACCAGATGATGGAAGGGATGGAATGA
- a CDS encoding diguanylate cyclase, translated as MSVFISKKDLFEIILPAILAIFLFVSTVFGYLLPTFRNVLINQQKYMLRQMVNTAWNMLEVVQKEELSGKITREKAQEIVIEHLRGMRYGEDNLDYFWINDLNSHMIMHPYREDLENKELFGNLDTKVKSLFAEFIRLVKKDGEGFVTYDWQWKNDPSRIEPKLSFVKAFPPWNWVIGTGIYLRDVNEQIDKLVRRMMVISGMIIVLVSSLTLYMTIKLIKTSAKRLETEGELKKYQNHLEQLVQDRTAELSKEISEKTKLEEALKRITITDELTGLYNRRGFMKLAEKQIQIANRHNNVLFMLYMDLDNMKSINDNFGHEMGDKALIETAQILKSVLRESDIVSRLGGDEFVALTQGSSSEEKGQTITNRLHEQLRIANFQAERPYELLMSIGFSMYNPEVPCSIDELLAQADSMMYEQKMKATDASRDQE; from the coding sequence ATGTCTGTTTTCATATCGAAAAAAGATCTCTTCGAAATAATTTTGCCGGCTATTTTGGCGATATTTCTTTTTGTCTCTACGGTGTTCGGGTATCTGCTTCCTACCTTCAGGAACGTTCTGATTAATCAACAAAAATACATGCTGCGCCAAATGGTTAATACCGCTTGGAACATGCTAGAGGTTGTTCAAAAAGAAGAACTGAGTGGCAAGATCACCCGAGAAAAAGCGCAAGAAATTGTCATAGAACATCTTCGAGGTATGCGCTATGGGGAAGATAACCTTGATTATTTTTGGATTAATGATCTGAATTCTCATATGATCATGCATCCATACCGGGAAGATCTTGAAAACAAGGAGTTGTTCGGGAATCTCGACACTAAGGTAAAAAGTCTATTCGCCGAATTTATTCGCCTCGTAAAAAAGGACGGAGAGGGTTTTGTCACGTACGACTGGCAGTGGAAAAATGACCCGTCTCGAATTGAGCCTAAGTTGTCATTTGTCAAGGCATTTCCCCCCTGGAATTGGGTCATTGGCACCGGGATCTATCTAAGGGATGTGAACGAGCAGATCGACAAACTCGTGCGCAGAATGATGGTGATTTCAGGGATGATCATTGTTCTGGTGTCATCACTCACGCTCTATATGACTATCAAGCTAATAAAAACTTCAGCGAAACGATTGGAGACGGAAGGCGAACTCAAAAAGTATCAAAATCATCTTGAACAACTTGTCCAAGATCGAACAGCAGAGTTGTCCAAAGAAATAAGTGAAAAAACGAAACTTGAAGAGGCGCTTAAACGCATTACGATTACTGATGAACTTACCGGACTCTACAATCGTAGGGGGTTTATGAAACTTGCCGAAAAACAAATTCAAATAGCTAATCGGCACAATAATGTTTTGTTCATGCTCTATATGGATCTCGATAACATGAAGTCTATTAATGACAATTTTGGTCATGAAATGGGAGATAAAGCGCTAATAGAAACAGCACAAATATTGAAAAGCGTTTTAAGAGAATCAGATATTGTTAGTCGTTTGGGAGGAGACGAGTTTGTGGCCTTGACTCAGGGGTCGTCAAGTGAAGAAAAAGGTCAGACTATTACGAATAGACTGCACGAGCAGTTGCGCATTGCTAATTTTCAAGCAGAGAGACCCTATGAATTATTGATGAGCATTGGTTTTTCTATGTATAACCCTGAAGTCCCTTGTTCAATTGATGAGCTTCTAGCACAAGCGGACTCCATGATGTACGAGCAAAAGATGAAAGCAACAGATGCGTCGAGAGACCAGGAATAA
- a CDS encoding copper resistance protein B — MIIPKMLFVSILFVPAISLAGGMNDDPLLSMMMVNQLEVRTVSGQDPLVWDAEGWIGRDLDKLWIKTDGEYKDGRVEEAEAQALYSRAIAPFWDLQMGWRRDLRPTPDRDWLAVGVKGLAPYFFDVDAAIFVGDNGRTSARLQAEYEIMFTQRLILVPEIELNLYGKDDEAVGIGSGLSSLEAGLRLRYEIRREFAPYLGVNWTRLYGKTADYAREEGASVDDVQFVLGVSAWY, encoded by the coding sequence ATGATTATTCCTAAGATGCTGTTTGTATCGATACTTTTTGTTCCTGCCATCTCCTTGGCCGGCGGGATGAACGATGACCCCCTACTTTCTATGATGATGGTGAATCAACTTGAGGTACGCACGGTCTCCGGCCAAGACCCGCTGGTCTGGGATGCCGAAGGCTGGATCGGTCGTGATCTCGATAAGCTTTGGATCAAAACCGATGGTGAGTACAAAGACGGCCGTGTCGAAGAGGCGGAGGCTCAGGCCTTGTACAGCCGTGCCATCGCGCCCTTCTGGGACCTGCAGATGGGCTGGCGACGTGACCTCCGGCCTACTCCTGACCGAGACTGGCTGGCCGTGGGAGTCAAGGGCCTGGCACCGTACTTCTTTGATGTCGATGCGGCGATATTTGTCGGCGACAATGGTCGCACCTCGGCCCGTCTCCAGGCTGAATATGAAATCATGTTTACCCAGCGCTTGATTTTGGTTCCTGAAATAGAATTGAACCTTTACGGCAAGGATGACGAAGCCGTCGGCATCGGATCCGGACTGTCTTCTCTCGAAGCTGGTCTGCGGCTGCGCTACGAGATCCGCCGCGAATTTGCCCCCTACCTGGGCGTCAACTGGACCAGGCTGTACGGTAAAACCGCCGACTATGCCCGAGAAGAAGGAGCGTCCGTGGACGATGTCCAGTTTGTTCTAGGGGTCAGCGCCTGGTATTGA